In Terriglobales bacterium, the sequence TCTGCGGCTCCATGCTGGGCATGGTCTTCACCCCGCTGCGATAGGGTGGCTCCAGGATCCAGCGCAGCAGTCGCCCGCGAAAGTCCATGCCGTAGGGACCGTCGCCCGGCGGCGCCTGCTCCAGCGCCCCGCGGATGAGCAGAGGATAGTGCTGGTTGGTAAGCGTGAGGTGGGCGATGCACTCCGCCGCCGACCAGCGCTCGGGCTGCGGGCGGCGGGTGAGGATATCCGAGCTATTTCCGGTGAGCAACTGCTTGGCCTGCGAGGAGGCCGCCTCGAACTGAGCCTTGACCTCGTCGAGCTGCTGGCTGCCGTTTGCCAATCACTTTACCCCGTTGGGGTACAGCAGGATCTTCGAGGCCTCTCCGGTCTTCAGCCGTTCCATCCCCTTGTCAAAGTCGCGCATGGAGAGGCGGTCGGTGATCACAGGATGCAGGT encodes:
- a CDS encoding DinB family protein, producing the protein MANGSQQLDEVKAQFEAASSQAKQLLTGNSSDILTRRPQPERWSAAECIAHLTLTNQHYPLLIRGALEQAPPGDGPYGMDFRGRLLRWILEPPYRSGVKTMPSMEPQRGASPEQVLAAFLASQDELLRLLEAARGKALEKTTITSPFSKRMRYNAYSCFHVLAAHERRHLWQAEQALAQRKTP